The Cololabis saira isolate AMF1-May2022 chromosome 5, fColSai1.1, whole genome shotgun sequence genome segment GTGAGTATCTATTATGCAACTGTTTTAATAACGtactttaaaaaacaactttcTGCTTGCCATCTTAAAATCCATCATAAATCATATATCATACATACAAATGTGCTGTGCTGCATAATACACTGGatataaagaaaaatattaacattgtttcttttttaattacagAGAAAATCGAAGATATCTTCCTCCCGAAGGCTGGGGTTGAAAGTaagattttccctttttttatgtgTGGTGTTTTATATTTAACTACCTCACAAGTGGACTCCCCAAGCCTGTTCACTGGGTATTCTATTTATTAAGAACTGcattaaatatacattttccatATACAGTATTCATGAATATTTTTTCAATGATATGTTATATACATGGTTAGGTTTTAGTATGCTGTGTCAGTGGAAATGTTGTATGTAACTTTCTGCTGTTACTGGTCTGAAAATcgtaattaaataaaaagaaatattgaTTGCACCATTTattttgacgttttttttctccattagaTTAGACTGTTGACAGTAGCTGCCCAgatgctgcaggaggagaaagATCAGAAGGATAAGGAAAGAGAAGATGCACTTGCAGAAAGGCTTCCTCCTCTGAGTCTGTCTGGTTTGTCTTTGCAAGAGCTGCAGGTATTTCTTTACAtgattaaatatttttatccgaCTAAACACAACTCTTTACAATTAATTTAAtgctttatttcactttcacaAGGGAATGATTTGCTTTCTCTTCACAGGACCTATGCAAAGACTTGCACCACAAGATTGATGTTGTAGACGAGGAACGGTATGACTGTGGTCTAAAGGTTAATAAGAACAACATGGAGGTAGGATGCTCGAGTAATAGAAATGACAATATGTAGGTGGACATGTTTTTAAGGTTAACGGACTCCGCAGTTTTCTGCAAATGCAAGGTTGCAACAAAGTTTAGACaaaaaatagaatttaaagaaaagaaatgctgcCCCCGAGTGGCtgtatgatgatgataatagttACATGGTTATAAAAGATTCTTTCTTCAATGACGAGTGTCTGGCCACTTGGGGGCAGTATAACGTAATAAAACAGAATAGGTACACAAACTAATAAATTCCagaattctttttcttttcgttTTTAAAGACAAAGGCATGTTCttcttgcccccccccccccccccccccccgcccccccccccccattcttTTGTTACATTTTTATGTTGAGTTTATTACTTAAAGACATTCATACATTTCATTATTTCAACATTCAGACACCTCTTTCAACAtataagcagaggtgtcaaaagcaTTCACATtaattactcaggtagaagtatagatactagagtttaaaaatactcctgtagaagttgaagtatcaactcaaattttttactcaagtaaaagtataaaagtactggtttcaaaactacttaaagtataaaagtaaaagtaatgtaagggggaaaaaagccattaaggacaaaagcattgaaaatgaatgcatcttagtataatgcaaatatattaaagaaccatatatgtgcactattgagcattaacatgtgtttcagagagcaggagatatgatgactagttgcctataagtattgttggtgaaacttcagaggcatgttatcatttatcctaacctttattggaatgtacatccaagtttagttgcaggaatctgagggaacggatgtaagaacaaaactggacaagaacatctgaaacaaccacaaccaaattcactctatctggatggagcaatttaactggatagttttttttaaaggccgaaatgaaatagagtaacaaggctgtttttaaaatgtaaggagtaaaaagtacagataattgcgtgaaaatgtaaggagtaaaagtaaaaagtatttgtacttcgttacttgacacctctgcatataAGATTATGTCTTTTTCCACCttgcacatttatttctaaattCAGAAGTCATATTTCCATACCTCTTTTCTGTCATATGTCATGTATGATGTTATCCGTCTGCCAGATTGATAACATGAGACTGAAGATCACTGAGTACCAGAGTAAGTTCAAGAAGCCGAACCTGAAGAGAGTGAGGATCTCAGCTGAAGCCATGCTGAGCGTTCTGCTGGGCTCCAAACACAAAGAGTCCATCGACTTCAAGGCTAACCTTAAAACAGTcaagaaagaggaagaaaaggcaCGTCTGGTTTTTCTTTTGGCCCCCTTGGACCcccttttttatcctttttgtgAGATGAGCTGCTTTATTTTGGTTGTTTGTTCATGATGTTTTGTTTCTCTAACAGAAAGAGGAGGTCACTGACTGGCGTAAGAACGTGGAGGCCATGTCTGGGATGGAGGGAAGGAAGAAGCTTTTTGATACTTCTGGAAACTAAAGAAACACACTATTGCTGAACCTTTTATGACCTGATGCAATAAATGCATTCTTTTACTTTTAAGgctttcaaagacacaaaaaacatctattaaaaaaatgtattttgataTACTGCAGGGTGAAGCTGACAAACATTTTAAAGTTTCTGCTTTCTTCAGAGGCGTACATTAAAGATTCACCAAGTTTAAGTAATGGTAAAGAGAACCCGTTTTGCATCAAGCACTTTTAAAGTTCTTTATCTAAATGGTGTAGTACTATACTCATTGTGTGACAATTTGCAGCAGTTCTCTCCTACAGCCTTGAGATGGCAGCATCATTCTTCAAAATCTTTACTGTGTGCTGAAAATCCTGTGGACTTCTGTTAAGAGTTTAAACTGTGTAGAAATATTATTCCCTGATGAATTAACAGCTACTTGAGTGTTAATGCTTGTGAACCCCCCTTTTGTTAGATGTTTAAACTGCATCAGTCATTAAagatatgaaaaaagaaaaagaaaaatgaaactgtgtcatttctttctttgctaGTGTTTACACAAAAGCAGTATCTTATTGTCATATTCAAGCTATGGACTATAGAGAACCATTAGtaagtctttttctcctcaagtTTAATCAAAGACATGCAATAATGCCTAATCGCTCTTCAGACTTGACCCTTTGTATCTTGGCAAGGATCAAGCTTCTCAGAAAGCCTCGCAGATGCAGAGTCCCGTTAAGAACTCTCACACCTCATACATGTGGTACACGAGAGATGCAATGCAAGAATGGTGAGGACAGAGGGTCTATTTTAGTGAGCCACTCACATGAGCGCTGGATTCTATATATCTACCCTCTTACATCCTTCAAGTCTCAGTAAAAGACAGCTGCAAGTTTTTGTCAGCTACAGTGTAAGGTAAGGAGTTTATTTTGGAAATACAGAATATGAAGAAATGCTGGACCAAAGTAAGAGTTTTATTACAAGTCTTGATTGATATCGTTCTTAAAGAGGGTCTTTTAAAACAATGTTGGATTTCTCTTCTCAAAAAAAAGAGTGATGATGTCAATAACTGTTTCCATTTATGAAAACGTGTCATATTTGGGTGAATATTAGAAATATTTCTTAAAAGGACCTTTGCACAGTTGAATTAACGAGAGTAGTTTTAAGATTTGCTGAATTTCTCTGATCCTTGCCAGTTTCCACGTTTAAGATACAGCTAACCCACAGCTTTTGATTTATGTGTTTTGATTTTACAAATACAATGTCTTTTGACCCATTTCTATTAAGTGTTTCTtaaaggattttatttattttttcttgtctttttggcttcatttgagGGAATATTTTTCATTCGACCTTAAGACAATGTCATACAAGGTTTTAACTAGTGAATGCTTCTAAATCGGAATATAATCAATGTGATGGATGATTGGACTGAGTTTATTTTAAAACTGTGCACCTCCAGATAGCAAAagatgttaaatcaatgttgaattatggtcaaaaaggttgatttttggTTAAGGTCAACGATTGATGGTGGATCAACCATCAATCAATAATCAAATTCTAATGCCAACatgtaatcaatgttgaattgTATTCTGTTTGTTGCCGAGGCTTCAACGTGGCTACAAcatggattcaatgtttctgcttaaccatatttcaacgttgattcactcatattttgctatcAGGGCCATGACCTTAAGGaacttttgattttattttcatttttgttctttcgtctttttgttttttatattgttAGATTTACCAAGAAAGAACATCAAATTTGAACCATGTCAGAAGCGTAAGTAATCAGCATATTCCAACATAGCTTAATCAATATTATTTAGAATGTGGTTCCAACAATGTAACAAATCTATCTTTCTTCTGTCTTTTTGTACTTGTGCATCCTACTTCCTTATGGTACAGGCCGCCGGTGAGTTTCTTttgcttttgttattttttaaggGTCCGTGTCTGCTTTTAGGGTTTAGGTCTAGAGATGTCCAGGGAAGCAGGAGTAGTTAATTAAGTTCCTTATTTTAACCACAAGTGCTGCCACAGCAAGATATCCAGCAATGCAAAAATACTAAATACAGGAATGAGGAGGATACAACAGGAACTCACAACCTAAAGCATAACAGGGAGCATGTGAGAAATAATGATCAACAGTCAAGCAGCGGAGGAAGAAGAGACATATTTTACTGCATACTGCTCAGTGAACTGCATACTGTTATGTTGAGTGGTACTGATGAGCAGGGTGCCTCCTTAAAAATGATCACGTACATGACTACTGTGATAGACAGTCTTGTGAGTGAAAGTAGTGGAAAATTTCATTATGGGAAACAGCATGTACCCCATCTATGTAGCACACCACCCAGACATATTTAGCATACTGCAGATTGTGCAATTGTTTGTATGCTGGAAGTGTAGCATGTTTTAGAGAGTAGGCtatatgtacacacactgaCGGCACAGGCTACTGAGACACAGGGGTCGACAGTTACGACAGAGGAAACTAAGGGAAGAACAGAGCAAGAATCACACAAACCCCAAACCACCAGACCAAAACACAAGTAGTTATTTAACAACTACAGAAATCCAAAACACGGATATTACTTACATAAGAAAATATGGTGCAAACACCAGAAATTTGAATCAAATATACATTGTCGTCTTTTTCAGAAACCAAAGCCAAAGATCTCTGCATCTCGCAGACTGTTCTTGAAGGTATTTCTTGCACACACTTTGTGTTAATCTTGTATcgtcttttattgtgaaatatacATTTTGAGAGCTCTGGAAGTCAGTTTCGCTCCGTTTCACGGAGACTTATTTGATGGCTTTCAGACCAAACTTATAAAGAAGGCCATGACGATGTGGGAGGCTGATAAACAAACCAGAAAGGAAGAACGAGACAGGATCCTTGCTGAGAGAGTGCCAGGCCTCCAAGTGTCCGGCATGTCCATGCAGGACCTACAGGTACTCAAGAAGATGGTTGTAGCTCTTGAGAAAGGCAACATAAACTGTCCAAaagattgttgtttgttttcgtTGACAAAATCTTACTTGAAAACATCAATGTCTCTCACCACTCATGATATTTATAAGATGAATCCAAAGAGCAAAAAGTCCCTAATCTTATCAAAGACAATAGAAACCATCTACTTAAAACTGTACATACATTTCTTCTTTGATTCATCTGTGAACATGAGAAATTCTTCAAAACATGCTgcatatatttacataagttaATACGTATGGTATATTTCATGCAAAAAGCTGTATCTAGTGTTTAGATCTAATCATAGCGCAGTTGCATTCAAGCAAAAGGCTGATAACCTCAACAGGTCTGGTTCACTGAAGTTTCTCTCCACAGAATCTGTGCAAAGAGCTACACCAGAAAATCGATAAGGCAGATGAAGAGCGCTATGATATTAATGCTAAAGTAAATATAAACGACAAAGAGGTGAGCATTATctgcaaaaaaagaacaatCGAGTTATTTACTTCTTTATACGAAATTAAACAACTTGAGCAGGATTCTGTGAGACATTTGTGCATAACTGGTGGGAAATTTGAACATTTCATACAATATTGATTGGTTTTGTTCCTTGTGCTGGAAACAGATAGGGGATCTGTCTCAAAAAATCATTGAACTAAAAGGAAAGATGAAGAGACCAAACCTGAGGAGGGTGAGGGTGTCTGCAGACGCCATGCTGGGAGCTCTGCTGGGATCTCGGGTCAAAGAGTCCGTAGACTTCAAGGCCAAACTCAAGACCGTAAAGAAAGAGGATGAGAAGGTAAGATCTAAGGGTGTAGGTTTCAATTTATAGGAGGTTATAAGTATATAGAGCTCTGACACGGTAATTTAAACAATTCGCCAGGTCAGTTAAAGCAAATTCTGGCTAAAATTAAACTCTACCCTGGACTATAAACAGAGAATTCAAAAGATATAGTTCAATATGTAATGCAAATCCTGCAACAAATTCCTTCTTGCTTCCAAACCCAGCCTCAAAATCTTTGTGTTTAATTAGAGCGAAATgattaaacatttgtatgttatCACTCCACAGAAAGAAGAAGTGACTGACTGGCGTAAGAACGTGGACGCCATGTCTGGGATGGAGGGCAGAAAGAAGCTGTTTAATGCTGGACAGTAGATTTCAGTTTAACATCTCTGTGACACTTCCTAGTGTGGTAAAACAgatgaaaaatattaaaattatttaattatGCTCTTTTTGTAAATAGATAAATCGAAAAAGAGGAACAgttcaaatatattttattggtGTATCAAAGAATGAAGTGTATTTGACATTGTTCAAAGTTACTGCTTTCCCGGCAGTATTTAGTACTTTGGTGGTTGATGTGTGTCATCATAAATATTTGAAATACTTTTAATAGGTGTGATTAACCAAATGTGTATCAATTCAACATCAGGCTTTACTGCTTTATTAGAATACCCATTATTTTACTGACAAACAGACATAATGCAAACAGACTTTTTCCATTCTTCATCCTCAATTTCTTAGTGGGTTATAACGTTTCGCGTGGAATCATGAACAGATGCAGCAGTTAAACTTCCTTGTGTTTCATTCTGTGTCTCACTAACAGTTAAACACTTTTTGAACTACCTTAAATTGACATAATACAAATGTAACTGTATAATTACAGTAAACCTGACTTTTTTGTACATCGGTcttgttttgtcatttttgcaGTTTGTCAAGTTTTTCCATTCAGATttccaaaatataatatatttcaaatgttttgagCAGATGTGTAGAAATGCTGTTAAATGGTTCCGTTTTTATGAGTTCACAAAATGCAAAGTAAACAAACAGGAgatatacatttttaattaatttaatatttagTGTGACTGCAATCTGCAATCAAAACATTACCAAATCTTCCAGGTACACCTGAACACAATTTTTGAAATAATTCTGCTTGTAGGTTGTTGGAAACAACTACAGAATTGACCCCAGATCTTCTGTCTTTTCATGTAATCCCAGACAGACTTGATGATGTTGAGATCAGGGTTCTAGTTGAGGCCACATCAACACTTTCAGGACCCCcttgttctttttcttctttttgtttttactctgAGGGTGGGTACTAGTGGCGTCATCTGTATGTTtgttgtcctgctgcagactaAATATGGGGCCGATCagatgcctctctgaaaggatTGTATGGTGGATAACTATCTGACAGCATTTACCAGCTCTTAAAATACCAAGAACCCAGGCCAAATCCCCACATTTCAGCTGCAGACATTATCCTTGAACTTGCAAGAAACCTACATCATGCTTCACTGCTACCTGCAGTCACTGACAGTATCACTTTTGATCCCTTTGGCTAACACACTACCTTTTGCTACAGCCAGATATTTCACATTTTTACATCAGCCCAGAACACTTTCAGGCTTTTTTGTGCACATCTGTTCCTCTGCTTTGTGCAAAGTTGAGTTACTTTGCCCCGTTTCCATGTCGAGATATGGTCTCGCTGGTTTCTGCTACTTCTGACCTTATTGACATTGCTAGTTATCTTCTGATTTTGAAGGGTAGTATAATGTGTTTTTCATCTGCTGAAATAAGTtatcttgtttatttattgtgtcCATAGTCCTCAATATAACCCATCCTCTTTAAAAGAGCTTAAAGAACACCTCTTGACAACCTGTTTCAGTTGCACTCATCACAAGAACATCGACTGGCCCTCTTTTCACAGAAGGCGACCTCAGTTGAGACAGTTTTTGTTGGTGGTGGATTAAGCTGCCCACTGCTACAAGAGCAAGGCTCTCTCTGTTTTCAAAAAGCTCTTGAGAAAACTTCTTTCCTATCCTAAACAACTTCATCTCTCTCACATTTTAACCCATACCCAGAGGCTCTCTCGACTGCGATTACTCTGCGGTTTCCTATGTTTACTGTGTGTTAATTGCTTTTCCTCAGTTGTAATTTACT includes the following:
- the LOC133443795 gene encoding troponin I, slow skeletal muscle-like, with product MTMWEADKQTRKEERDRILAERVPGLQVSGMSMQDLQNLCKELHQKIDKADEERYDINAKVNINDKEIGDLSQKIIELKGKMKRPNLRRVRVSADAMLGALLGSRVKESVDFKAKLKTVKKEDEKKEEVTDWRKNVDAMSGMEGRKKLFNAGQ
- the LOC133443796 gene encoding troponin I, slow skeletal muscle-like: MLQEEKDQKDKEREDALAERLPPLSLSGLSLQELQDLCKDLHHKIDVVDEERYDCGLKVNKNNMEIDNMRLKITEYQSKFKKPNLKRVRISAEAMLSVLLGSKHKESIDFKANLKTVKKEEEKAQEVTDWRKNVEAMSGMEGRKKLFDTSGN